Proteins from a single region of Oryza brachyantha chromosome 6, ObraRS2, whole genome shotgun sequence:
- the LOC121054806 gene encoding uncharacterized protein LOC121054806, with amino-acid sequence MGTREVYEEKLRSGAHLHRDPTINPGLGSARCPRCLSLLTPNSSGEGDWAITSVLHDATAVAGSGAGAMLSAVHGFNTGIPFVQKHVKGPKWLQLLVGVPPLLLFSGASALFGAYAVPTFAQLTVTSYYATSSASHYAVSQITRQIEKSHLPETNGNSR; translated from the exons atGGGGACCCGGGAGGTGTACGAGGAGAAGCTGCGGAGCGGCGCGCACCTCCACCGCGACCCCACCATCAACCCTGGCCTCGGCTCCGCCCGCTGCCCACGCTGCCTCTCGCTCCTCACCCCCAACTCATCC GGAGAGGGCGACTGGGCCATCACCTCCGTGCTGCacgacgccaccgccgtg GCTGGTTCAGGAGCCGGCGCAATGCTCAGTGCGGTGCACGGGTTCAATACAG GGATTCCGTTCGTCCAGAAGCATGTGAAGGGCCCAAAGTGGCTGCAACTTCTTGTTGGG GTGCCTCCATTGCTCTTATTCTCTGGTGCCAGTGCTTTATTTGGTG CATATGCGGTCCCAACATTTGCTCAGCTCACTGTGACATCGTATTATGCCACATCAAGTGCCTCTCATTATGCAGTTTCGCAGATCACCCGTCAGATCGAGAAGTCCCATTTGCCAGAAACTAATGGGAATTCCAGATGA